A single genomic interval of Terriglobus albidus harbors:
- a CDS encoding MFS transporter, producing the protein MGISFVDRGTLSIALVSIKRELHLDESQLGVLASAFFMTYTVMQLVAGKLLARMNAITLYAGAFFVWSCATAFTGFTHDIHVFGVSISSFYVLFGMRLLLGCGESISYPATAVLITSLFPEGLRGTANSLIDAGSKIGPALGIMLGTTVLLAIGWRGMFLWLGALSLVWLPVWLMSTRSLDVVASPSAFSRSLAYRQIASKGSFWGATVGHIGGNYAWSLFVVWLPYFVEHSGFSGKQLVWMSSMPFWLLTVASVGSGYVSDRLIRSGSLPIRVRKATVCLGSIGCAACLLAAAQVHPVTLRLLLVLGASFCLGLFSSNNWALAQALSGEDAAAKWTSLQNLFANASATLAAWITGVVLSRTASFSAAFFIASTVLLIGAAAYWFGIDDRPVVWEQERTGEVSDACLRDPWSA; encoded by the coding sequence ATGGGAATAAGCTTTGTCGATCGAGGCACATTATCGATCGCATTGGTGAGCATCAAACGCGAACTGCACCTGGACGAGTCCCAATTGGGGGTTCTTGCCTCAGCATTTTTCATGACCTATACCGTCATGCAACTCGTTGCCGGCAAGCTGCTGGCGCGTATGAACGCCATCACTCTCTACGCGGGAGCATTCTTTGTATGGTCTTGTGCGACTGCGTTTACTGGTTTCACGCACGACATTCATGTTTTCGGCGTATCGATCAGCAGCTTTTATGTTCTGTTCGGCATGAGACTCTTACTCGGCTGTGGCGAATCAATCTCATATCCGGCGACCGCGGTTTTGATCACAAGTTTATTTCCGGAAGGCCTGCGGGGCACGGCAAACAGCCTGATCGACGCGGGATCAAAGATCGGGCCGGCGCTCGGCATCATGCTCGGTACGACAGTTTTATTGGCGATCGGCTGGAGAGGGATGTTCTTATGGCTCGGGGCGCTAAGCCTGGTATGGCTTCCTGTCTGGCTTATGAGCACACGCTCGCTTGATGTAGTCGCCTCTCCCAGCGCCTTCTCCCGCTCTCTGGCATATCGGCAGATCGCCTCGAAAGGCTCATTCTGGGGAGCTACTGTTGGCCACATCGGAGGCAACTACGCCTGGAGTCTGTTTGTCGTGTGGCTGCCATATTTCGTCGAGCATTCGGGATTCTCAGGCAAGCAACTGGTATGGATGAGCTCCATGCCGTTCTGGCTTCTGACCGTCGCTTCTGTAGGGAGCGGATACGTTTCAGATCGTCTGATACGGTCGGGTTCGCTCCCGATTCGTGTCAGAAAAGCGACTGTATGTCTCGGCTCGATCGGTTGTGCTGCCTGTTTGCTGGCTGCCGCCCAGGTGCATCCAGTTACTCTGAGGCTTCTGCTCGTTCTTGGCGCCAGCTTTTGTCTCGGTCTATTCTCGTCGAATAACTGGGCACTGGCGCAGGCTCTCTCTGGCGAAGATGCAGCCGCAAAATGGACGAGCCTGCAGAATCTTTTCGCGAATGCTTCGGCCACACTGGCAGCCTGGATCACCGGCGTTGTCCTGTCGCGTACTGCGAGTTTTTCCGCTGCCTTCTTCATTGCCAGCACGGTGCTTTTGATCGGGGCGGCGGCCTATTGGTTCGGTATTGACGATCGCCCGGTGGTCTGGGAACAAGAGCGAACAGGGGAGGTAAGTGATGCGTGCTTGCGTGATCCATGGTCCGCTTGA
- a CDS encoding FadR/GntR family transcriptional regulator has translation MTSRIITDLKSRIADGRLRPGERLATERELAEEFGVNRASVRQVLKVLETMGILTQRVGDGTYLSLTAENILDEPIEFLLLLEDIRGEELFQTRILMEPELAARAAERADSGDIGALARAIEDLRSSTSSTERVLADLSFHDAVYRASGDRICQILFKRLHRVTMDSMMSLSGIELERPLHFHERIASAIRAHDPEAARSIMREHLEDANARFVMLRKRRSRASRK, from the coding sequence GTGACATCAAGAATCATTACCGATCTAAAGTCACGGATCGCCGACGGAAGACTTCGCCCAGGGGAACGGCTTGCAACCGAACGGGAGCTGGCTGAGGAGTTCGGTGTCAATCGCGCTTCGGTAAGGCAGGTATTGAAGGTTCTAGAAACGATGGGTATCCTTACCCAGCGCGTTGGCGATGGTACGTACTTAAGCCTGACCGCTGAAAATATATTGGATGAACCAATAGAGTTCCTTTTACTGCTGGAGGACATTCGCGGCGAGGAGCTCTTTCAGACCCGGATCCTGATGGAGCCGGAGCTCGCGGCTCGTGCCGCGGAACGTGCGGATTCCGGGGATATCGGAGCTCTGGCGCGGGCCATCGAAGACCTGCGCTCCAGTACCTCCTCCACGGAGCGAGTCCTGGCCGACCTCAGTTTTCACGATGCGGTTTACAGAGCAAGTGGCGACAGGATCTGTCAGATCCTTTTCAAGCGTCTGCATCGCGTCACCATGGATTCCATGATGAGCCTCTCCGGTATCGAGCTTGAGCGCCCTCTTCATTTTCATGAACGGATTGCGAGTGCGATTCGTGCGCACGACCCGGAGGCGGCGCGCTCGATTATGCGCGAGCATCTCGAGGATGCAAACGCCCGGTTCGTGATGCTTCGCAAGCGGCGCAGCCGCGCGTCCCGGAAATAA
- a CDS encoding response regulator — MNSPIRVLTVDDHPLMRDGIAFIMQKAPDMELVAEATNGVEAVAAYRKHRPDVTLMDLQMPVMNGIEAIQAIREEFPKARIVVLTTYSGDVHATRALQAGAMGFILKSMLGTELIDTIRAAHQGRKRISDEIAHGMAEHLGSESLSTRELQVLQAVASGCSNKIVADRLSISEDTVKGHMKNVLAKLQANDRTHAVLIALKRGILEA; from the coding sequence ATGAACTCCCCGATCCGTGTACTCACTGTCGATGACCATCCTTTGATGAGGGATGGTATTGCCTTCATCATGCAGAAGGCGCCTGACATGGAGCTTGTGGCCGAAGCGACGAACGGAGTCGAGGCCGTGGCCGCGTACCGAAAGCACCGTCCGGATGTCACGCTGATGGATCTGCAGATGCCTGTCATGAACGGCATCGAGGCGATTCAGGCGATCCGGGAAGAGTTTCCCAAGGCGCGCATCGTCGTGCTGACAACCTACTCCGGTGATGTGCACGCAACCCGCGCCCTGCAGGCCGGCGCCATGGGCTTCATCCTGAAGAGCATGCTCGGCACCGAGCTGATCGACACCATCCGTGCGGCACATCAGGGACGCAAACGCATCTCGGATGAGATTGCTCACGGCATGGCAGAGCATCTCGGCTCGGAGTCGCTCTCCACACGCGAGCTCCAGGTGCTGCAGGCGGTCGCCTCTGGCTGTTCGAACAAGATCGTCGCCGACCGCCTCAGCATCTCTGAGGATACGGTGAAGGGCCACATGAAGAATGTGCTCGCGAAGCTGCAGGCCAACGATCGTACCCATGCCGTGCTCATCGCGTTGAAGCGGGGCATCCTGGAAGCGTGA
- a CDS encoding FAD-containing oxidoreductase produces the protein MTERYDAIIIGAGQAGPALASRLNAAGQTVALIERKLVGGTCVNVGCTPTKAMVASAYAAHLARRGNDYGVRLDGTVRVDLEAVMARKNGIVEASRKGLLSWIGSMERCTLIQGQAVFESPTTVRVGDRLLEGARIFLNVGARPMSTVEGHEGVPALTSTTILQLRELPQHLAVVGGSFIGLEFAQMFRRFGSEVTVVERNPRIISRQDEDASSELRAIMEAEGIRFRTHANCIQLRSNQRGVTVSVDCEQGEPEVEASHVLLATGRRPNTDDLNLQAAGVKMDAHGFVITDEHLRTASPTVWAMGDCNGRGAFTHTSWNDYEIVADNLLDGGTRSAADRIPAYALFSDPPLAHIGMTETEVRQSGKPALIGKRPMSRVGRAVEKGESAGFMKVLVDAESRRILGATILGVGGDEAIHCLLTCMYSRQTYDLVARAVHIHPTVSELLPTILQELKPLA, from the coding sequence ATGACCGAACGCTATGACGCCATTATTATCGGGGCCGGCCAGGCCGGCCCGGCTCTCGCGTCGCGCCTGAACGCCGCGGGACAAACAGTGGCGCTGATCGAGCGCAAGCTTGTAGGCGGAACCTGCGTGAACGTGGGCTGCACGCCCACCAAGGCGATGGTGGCCTCAGCATACGCGGCCCACCTCGCCCGCCGGGGGAACGATTATGGCGTCAGGCTGGATGGGACGGTGCGTGTCGACCTGGAAGCCGTGATGGCCAGGAAAAACGGCATTGTCGAAGCCTCGCGTAAGGGGCTGCTCTCCTGGATCGGCAGCATGGAACGCTGCACCCTGATCCAGGGGCAGGCGGTCTTTGAATCGCCAACGACTGTCCGTGTAGGGGACCGGCTCCTGGAAGGCGCCCGTATCTTTCTGAATGTGGGCGCACGGCCGATGTCCACCGTGGAGGGTCATGAAGGCGTGCCCGCGCTGACCAGCACGACGATCCTGCAGCTACGCGAACTACCCCAGCACCTGGCGGTGGTCGGCGGCAGCTTCATCGGCCTGGAGTTTGCGCAGATGTTCCGCCGCTTCGGCAGCGAGGTAACGGTTGTGGAGCGGAACCCGCGCATCATCTCCCGGCAGGATGAAGATGCCAGCTCCGAACTTCGGGCCATTATGGAGGCTGAGGGGATACGTTTCCGGACACACGCCAACTGCATTCAGTTGCGGAGTAACCAGCGCGGCGTCACGGTCTCAGTCGATTGTGAGCAGGGAGAGCCGGAGGTTGAAGCATCGCACGTCCTGCTGGCCACCGGGCGCAGGCCGAATACAGACGATCTCAACCTGCAGGCGGCAGGTGTGAAGATGGATGCTCACGGATTCGTCATCACCGATGAGCATCTCCGCACCGCCAGCCCAACCGTATGGGCGATGGGGGACTGTAACGGACGCGGAGCGTTCACGCACACTTCCTGGAATGACTACGAGATCGTCGCCGATAACCTGCTCGACGGCGGTACTCGCTCGGCCGCGGATCGTATTCCGGCCTATGCGCTTTTCAGCGATCCTCCGCTGGCGCATATCGGAATGACGGAAACCGAGGTGCGGCAGAGCGGAAAACCCGCACTGATCGGCAAGCGCCCGATGTCCCGTGTGGGACGCGCGGTGGAAAAGGGAGAGTCTGCCGGCTTTATGAAGGTGTTGGTCGATGCGGAGTCGCGCCGCATTCTGGGAGCGACAATTCTCGGCGTCGGCGGCGATGAGGCAATTCACTGCCTGCTGACCTGCATGTACTCACGGCAGACCTATGATCTTGTCGCCAGGGCAGTGCATATTCATCCCACGGTCTCTGAACTGCTCCCCACCATCCTGCAGGAGCTCAAGCCTTTGGCGTAG
- a CDS encoding DUF4126 family protein, whose product MLIVVLFLFGFVSGLRALTSPAGASWAAHLGMLTVAGTSLAFMASKWTVLIFTVLAIAELINDKLPKTPSRKVPPQFIARIVMGALAGGTAGAAHSVLGYGVILGILGAVAGTYGGAWLREKLTEVTKSAIGAALLEDALAIALVVTAIKGAA is encoded by the coding sequence ATGCTGATCGTCGTCCTTTTTCTATTTGGTTTTGTCTCTGGGCTGCGTGCCCTAACGTCCCCGGCGGGCGCAAGCTGGGCAGCGCATCTGGGGATGCTTACCGTAGCCGGAACATCACTCGCTTTCATGGCATCGAAGTGGACGGTACTGATTTTCACCGTGCTTGCCATCGCCGAGCTGATCAACGATAAGCTGCCAAAGACGCCGAGCCGCAAGGTGCCGCCGCAGTTCATTGCCCGCATCGTGATGGGCGCCCTGGCCGGCGGAACCGCTGGTGCGGCCCACAGCGTGCTCGGTTATGGCGTGATTCTGGGTATCCTTGGAGCTGTTGCTGGAACCTACGGCGGCGCATGGCTGCGGGAAAAGCTGACAGAAGTGACGAAGTCCGCGATCGGCGCGGCGCTGCTGGAAGACGCTCTCGCCATCGCGCTGGTGGTTACCGCAATCAAGGGGGCTGCATGA
- a CDS encoding glycosyltransferase, whose translation MKILITNASLDTSSGTEIVARDLAQAIARAGHTPIVFSGTLGAIAEELRATGIQVTDNLAQIDAAPDIIHGHHHQPLMEALLYFPETPAIYLSHDGSSIVDEPIYFPRIRRYFAVDERCRNRILQTIGPAAGEVSLMLNAVDLDRFLPRAPLPERPRRALLFSNHARNDTYLPAVRKACARAGIPLDVMGSGTGTASSTPEKGLPSYDLVFAKARCALEAMATGCAVILCDFAGAGAYVTAATFDEMRRKNFGRALLTQPIKAEVLLREIQRYDPADAAAVSQRVRSEAGLEEAAKQWLAIYADILDDFSLHMIDRKAEGHAASLYIGRWHSLQRITWEKDQAARLKRIPMIGNFVHRTGVRLLRRFSSDSSL comes from the coding sequence GTGAAGATCCTTATCACCAACGCCAGCCTAGATACATCCTCCGGCACAGAGATTGTGGCGCGGGATCTGGCCCAGGCCATCGCACGCGCCGGACACACGCCGATCGTATTTTCCGGAACGCTGGGAGCTATTGCAGAGGAGTTGCGGGCAACTGGAATCCAGGTGACCGACAATCTGGCGCAGATCGATGCCGCTCCAGATATTATTCACGGACATCACCATCAGCCATTGATGGAGGCTCTGCTCTATTTTCCAGAGACGCCTGCCATCTACCTGAGTCACGACGGCAGCAGCATCGTCGATGAACCGATCTATTTCCCACGGATACGTCGCTATTTCGCTGTGGATGAGCGCTGCCGGAACAGGATTCTACAAACCATAGGCCCAGCGGCCGGTGAGGTTTCGCTGATGCTAAATGCGGTCGATCTCGATCGCTTTCTCCCCCGTGCTCCACTGCCCGAAAGACCGCGCCGCGCGTTGCTTTTCAGCAATCACGCCCGTAATGACACCTATCTTCCAGCGGTGAGAAAAGCATGTGCTCGCGCCGGTATCCCCCTGGATGTGATGGGATCTGGAACCGGCACTGCTAGCAGTACCCCCGAAAAAGGGCTCCCCAGCTACGATCTCGTCTTTGCCAAAGCGCGTTGCGCGCTGGAAGCCATGGCAACAGGATGCGCCGTGATTCTTTGTGACTTTGCCGGAGCCGGAGCTTATGTGACCGCGGCAACCTTCGATGAGATGCGCCGCAAGAACTTCGGACGCGCGCTGCTTACACAGCCGATCAAAGCAGAGGTCCTGCTGCGAGAGATTCAGAGATACGATCCTGCCGACGCGGCCGCTGTGAGCCAAAGGGTGCGCTCAGAAGCCGGTCTGGAAGAGGCCGCAAAACAGTGGCTTGCTATCTATGCCGACATCCTGGACGATTTCAGTCTCCACATGATCGATCGTAAGGCGGAAGGCCATGCAGCCTCTCTTTATATCGGGCGGTGGCACTCCCTCCAGCGAATAACTTGGGAAAAGGATCAGGCCGCGAGGCTCAAACGAATTCCCATGATCGGAAATTTCGTACACAGGACCGGGGTTCGGCTACTGCGGCGGTTCAGCAGCGACAGCTCCCTTTAA